From the genome of Sphingobacterium kitahiroshimense, one region includes:
- the hflX gene encoding GTPase HflX: MAKIKIYDTAVRPETALLVSVIPQGLSEEKAHEYLEELEFLVQTAGGITKGIITQKLTYPDRSTYVGAGKLEDIKAFVIAEEIDMVVFDDELSPSQLRNIERELQVKILDRSNLILDIFASHAKSAQAKTQVELAQLQYLLPRLTRLWTHLERQRGGIGMRGPGESQIETDRRIILNKITVLKERLDLIDKQNETQRKNRGEMIRVALVGYTNVGKSTIMNMISKSDVLIENKLFATLDTTVRKVVIDNLPFLLSDTVGFIRKLPHHLVECFKSTLDEVREADVLIHAVDISHPNFEDHIIAVNETLKDIGALDKPIITVFNKIDAYVPTVEEGEEGEKTVTLEDFENSWMAKNADPAIFISATNKTNLEEFKQKLYDIIVEIHRERYPYNNLLY, translated from the coding sequence ATGGCAAAAATCAAAATATACGACACCGCAGTAAGACCCGAAACAGCTTTACTCGTGAGTGTAATTCCTCAGGGATTAAGCGAGGAAAAAGCACACGAGTATCTTGAAGAATTAGAATTTTTAGTTCAAACTGCAGGCGGGATAACAAAAGGTATTATCACGCAAAAATTAACTTATCCAGATCGCTCTACCTATGTAGGGGCAGGAAAATTGGAAGATATTAAAGCTTTTGTTATCGCAGAAGAAATTGATATGGTCGTTTTTGATGATGAATTATCTCCTTCTCAATTACGTAATATCGAACGTGAGCTTCAAGTTAAAATATTAGACAGATCAAATTTAATTTTAGATATTTTTGCAAGCCACGCTAAAAGTGCGCAAGCAAAAACACAAGTTGAATTAGCACAATTACAGTATTTATTACCCAGGTTGACAAGATTATGGACCCACTTGGAACGCCAACGTGGTGGTATTGGTATGCGTGGTCCTGGTGAAAGTCAGATTGAAACTGATAGACGTATTATTTTAAATAAAATAACTGTTTTAAAAGAACGTCTTGATCTGATTGACAAACAGAATGAAACACAACGTAAAAATCGGGGTGAAATGATACGTGTTGCTTTAGTCGGCTATACCAATGTCGGGAAATCAACCATCATGAACATGATTTCAAAATCGGATGTTTTGATTGAAAACAAATTATTTGCAACATTAGATACAACCGTTCGTAAAGTAGTGATTGATAATTTACCATTCTTATTATCCGATACTGTAGGTTTTATCCGTAAACTTCCCCATCATTTAGTTGAATGTTTTAAATCAACATTAGACGAAGTTCGCGAAGCGGATGTATTGATTCATGCGGTTGATATTTCACACCCAAATTTTGAAGATCATATTATCGCTGTTAATGAGACATTGAAAGATATTGGAGCTTTAGATAAACCAATCATTACGGTATTCAATAAAATTGATGCTTATGTACCGACAGTTGAAGAGGGTGAAGAAGGTGAAAAAACAGTAACATTGGAAGATTTTGAAAACAGCTGGATGGCCAAGAATGCTGATCCAGCAATCTTCATTTCAGCTACAAATAAAACAAACTTAGAGGAATTTAAACAAAAATTATACGATATCATTGTGGAAATTCACCGTGAAAGATATCCTTATAATAATTTGCTTTACTAA